From a single Ensifer adhaerens genomic region:
- a CDS encoding multiple sugar transport system permease protein gives MSTLQGDLLHTVETGSISPGRRFWGYAALWLSAAWLVASFLIQASHDLRWTEFGFATWRPVLYAYFIWAVVLCVTRVVIYGEQGKKALFVLPAALFVVSMVVFPLLFALWVGFSDWNLASPTGRQFNGLDNLRQMISDPFYLNALLNMVYYTLAIAVEYAIAFGLALLLNQDIVARKFWRVVFLMPLMLSPVAVGWMVGKSMLETRFGPVARLARWLGWENPSFFGDPLMAKITIMIMDAWTFIPFMMIMLLAGLQSLSREVLEAAEVDGATKWQRFWQVIFPLMLPVSVTAVMIRIIFKLKLADIIITVTSGGPGGATDSVTSFIYREYRDRSNVGYGTLLALVYLVIIVVGMTGLMNLTDRIVKRMTGRL, from the coding sequence ATGTCGACACTTCAAGGCGACCTGTTGCACACGGTCGAAACCGGTTCCATTTCGCCAGGCCGGCGTTTCTGGGGCTATGCCGCCTTGTGGCTAAGCGCCGCCTGGCTGGTTGCATCGTTCCTGATTCAGGCCTCGCACGATCTGCGCTGGACCGAATTCGGTTTCGCAACCTGGCGGCCTGTGCTCTATGCCTATTTCATCTGGGCTGTGGTGCTCTGCGTGACGCGCGTGGTGATCTATGGCGAACAGGGCAAGAAGGCGCTCTTCGTGCTGCCGGCCGCTCTTTTCGTGGTCTCCATGGTGGTATTTCCGCTGCTCTTTGCGCTCTGGGTCGGCTTTTCCGACTGGAACCTTGCTTCTCCAACAGGGCGGCAGTTCAACGGGCTGGACAATCTGCGTCAGATGATTTCCGACCCGTTCTATCTCAACGCGCTCCTCAACATGGTCTATTATACCCTGGCGATCGCGGTCGAATATGCCATTGCATTTGGTCTCGCGTTGCTTCTCAACCAGGACATCGTGGCCCGCAAGTTCTGGCGCGTGGTCTTTCTGATGCCGCTCATGCTGTCGCCGGTCGCCGTGGGCTGGATGGTCGGCAAGTCGATGCTGGAAACCCGCTTTGGGCCGGTAGCGCGGCTTGCCCGCTGGCTCGGCTGGGAAAATCCGTCCTTCTTCGGCGATCCGCTCATGGCAAAGATCACCATCATGATCATGGATGCCTGGACCTTCATTCCCTTCATGATGATCATGCTGCTCGCCGGTCTGCAGTCGCTGTCGCGTGAAGTGCTGGAGGCGGCCGAGGTGGATGGCGCCACCAAGTGGCAGCGCTTCTGGCAGGTCATCTTCCCGCTTATGTTGCCGGTCTCGGTCACGGCGGTCATGATCCGCATCATCTTCAAGCTGAAGCTTGCCGATATCATCATTACGGTGACCTCCGGTGGCCCCGGCGGGGCTACGGATTCAGTCACCAGCTTCATCTACCGTGAATATCGCGACCGCTCGAATGTCGGCTACGGCACACTTCTGGCGCTCGTCTATCTGGTGATCATCGTGGTCGGTATGACCGGTCTGATGAACCTCACGGACCGCATCGTCAAGCGCATGACAGGGAGGCTCTGA
- a CDS encoding multiple sugar transport system permease protein, with amino-acid sequence MVAIDLDKFARRQRARWWAMRIVVYGLLITWAVVSFFPLFWTISTSFKTAPDVMKGNMIPWLEFAPSWLGWRSLGLSPDALMQTSTVREEFMHRLFNSAIISVTASALAVFLGSLAAYGLSRFSYKFGHMRNSDISFFFLSQLIMPPVVLALPFLVLYKQLALLDTYSGLIAVYTLMVLPIVVWIMRDQFATIPVELEEAALVDGLSIWGAFSRIIVPLVLPGMVAAFILALILCWNEYFFAALLTSTNTNTLPVMIASQTGSQGINWWSMAALSTAGILPLVFVGVLLEKHIIAGMTAGAVK; translated from the coding sequence ATGGTGGCCATCGATCTGGACAAATTCGCCCGTCGCCAGCGCGCCCGCTGGTGGGCCATGCGCATCGTGGTCTACGGTCTGCTGATCACCTGGGCGGTGGTCAGCTTCTTCCCGCTATTCTGGACGATCTCGACCTCGTTCAAAACCGCGCCGGACGTTATGAAGGGCAACATGATCCCCTGGCTCGAATTCGCACCAAGCTGGCTTGGCTGGCGCTCGCTCGGCCTGTCGCCCGATGCGCTGATGCAGACCTCGACCGTGCGCGAGGAGTTCATGCACCGCCTCTTCAACAGCGCCATCATTTCCGTGACGGCCTCTGCGCTTGCCGTCTTCCTGGGCTCGCTCGCGGCCTATGGGCTCAGCCGCTTCTCCTACAAGTTCGGCCATATGCGGAATTCCGACATATCCTTCTTCTTCCTGTCGCAGCTCATCATGCCGCCGGTCGTGCTCGCGCTGCCCTTCCTGGTACTCTACAAGCAGCTCGCACTCCTCGACACCTATAGCGGACTGATTGCGGTCTATACGCTGATGGTGCTGCCGATCGTCGTCTGGATCATGCGCGACCAGTTCGCGACCATTCCGGTCGAACTGGAGGAGGCGGCACTTGTCGATGGCCTTTCGATCTGGGGCGCCTTCAGCCGCATCATCGTACCGCTCGTCCTGCCCGGAATGGTGGCGGCCTTCATCCTGGCTCTGATCCTGTGCTGGAACGAGTATTTCTTTGCGGCCCTGCTGACCTCGACCAATACCAATACGCTACCGGTGATGATCGCCAGCCAGACCGGCAGCCAGGGCATCAACTGGTGGTCCATGGCCGCCTTGTCCACAGCCGGAATCCTGCCCCTTGTGTTCGTCGGCGTCCTGCTCGAAAAACATATCATCGCAGGCATGACCGCCGGCGCGGTAAAATAA
- a CDS encoding carbohydrate ABC transporter substrate-binding protein, CUT1 family (TC 3.A.1.1.-) yields MKVEVYDALMRRQASRRDILRGTASAAALMGVSSALGGLPTQAFAADDVRSQILKIPGVGKGSPTDADWQKVGELCLGPTKSNVKQGEFAGVELTFMGLNNQNLHNFLFRGFLKPWEAYTGAKINWIDLAQADYNARLQQSIATGTVDFDILEMGAPFEGDTAGKGLLSEMPDWVKKQIDIEDYVDYLKPPVGTWDGKTYRVTIDGDCHNFNYRADYFKDATLAKAWKDEGHKGEWAPPKTWAQVQEISKFLKGKKDPLSGSPAYGYLDPYKGWGGFGFYFLEDRATAYVKMPGDPAWLFDPETMKPLVNSPGWVRAIQEAMDLMAYEPTDQINADPGTTGFQQFLAGTGSMVTWWGDIGQQANTSDTSVVGDVAAFDILPGSEDVYDRKAGKWVKAKDGINQAPNCAYLGWGIYVMARVDSDKKKQRAAWSAAAHLGGKDIAIWTAMYPSGFQVHRNSQSKIEEWVAAGYKQDYISNYLKSQFGSYNHPNRAVEPRIPGIFQYYSVAEDELAKGYAGKYKSAQDTADAIAAAWEKITDQIGREKQLKLYRSSLGL; encoded by the coding sequence ATGAAAGTCGAAGTTTACGATGCATTGATGCGCCGTCAGGCAAGCCGTCGCGACATTCTGCGCGGCACGGCGAGCGCTGCCGCACTCATGGGCGTTTCGAGCGCCCTTGGCGGGCTGCCGACGCAGGCCTTTGCGGCCGATGACGTCCGCAGCCAGATCCTGAAGATCCCGGGCGTCGGCAAGGGTTCGCCGACGGATGCCGACTGGCAGAAGGTGGGCGAGCTTTGCCTCGGCCCGACCAAGTCCAACGTGAAGCAGGGCGAGTTCGCCGGCGTCGAGCTGACCTTCATGGGGCTCAACAACCAGAACCTCCACAACTTCCTGTTCCGCGGCTTCCTGAAGCCATGGGAAGCCTATACCGGCGCCAAGATCAACTGGATCGACCTGGCGCAGGCCGACTATAATGCCCGTCTGCAGCAATCGATCGCCACCGGCACGGTGGATTTCGACATCCTGGAAATGGGTGCACCCTTCGAGGGTGACACGGCCGGCAAGGGTCTACTCTCCGAAATGCCGGACTGGGTGAAGAAGCAGATCGATATCGAAGACTACGTGGACTACCTGAAGCCCCCGGTCGGCACCTGGGACGGCAAGACCTACCGCGTGACCATCGATGGTGACTGCCACAACTTCAACTACCGCGCCGACTACTTCAAGGACGCAACGCTCGCCAAGGCCTGGAAGGACGAAGGCCACAAGGGCGAATGGGCTCCGCCGAAGACCTGGGCGCAGGTTCAGGAAATTTCGAAGTTCCTCAAGGGCAAGAAGGATCCGCTGTCCGGTTCGCCGGCCTATGGCTATCTCGATCCCTACAAGGGCTGGGGCGGCTTCGGCTTCTACTTCCTGGAAGACCGCGCCACGGCCTACGTCAAGATGCCGGGCGATCCGGCCTGGCTGTTCGATCCTGAAACCATGAAGCCGCTAGTCAACAGCCCCGGCTGGGTCCGCGCCATCCAGGAAGCCATGGATCTCATGGCTTACGAACCGACCGACCAGATCAATGCTGATCCAGGCACGACGGGCTTCCAGCAGTTCCTGGCCGGCACGGGCTCCATGGTCACCTGGTGGGGCGATATCGGCCAGCAGGCCAATACCTCCGACACGTCGGTGGTCGGCGATGTGGCCGCCTTCGATATCCTGCCGGGTTCGGAAGATGTCTACGACCGCAAGGCCGGCAAGTGGGTGAAGGCCAAGGACGGCATCAACCAAGCACCGAACTGCGCCTATCTCGGCTGGGGCATCTATGTCATGGCCCGCGTGGACAGCGACAAGAAGAAGCAGCGTGCCGCCTGGAGTGCCGCTGCCCATCTCGGCGGCAAGGACATCGCCATCTGGACCGCCATGTATCCGTCTGGCTTCCAGGTTCACCGCAACAGCCAGTCCAAGATCGAGGAATGGGTCGCTGCCGGCTACAAGCAGGACTACATCTCGAACTACCTGAAGTCCCAGTTCGGCTCCTACAACCACCCGAACCGTGCTGTCGAGCCGCGCATTCCCGGCATCTTCCAGTACTATTCGGTGGCGGAAGACGAACTCGCCAAGGGCTATGCCGGCAAGTACAAGTCGGCACAGGACACGGCGGACGCCATTGCCGCCGCCTGGGAGAAGATCACCGACCAGATCGGCCGCGAAAAGCAGCTGAAACTGTATCGATCGAGCCTCGGACTCTGA